The DNA window TCAAAAAATCGTGTTTGGTATATCGATAGGTTCTGTGTTTAAAAGTTGGGCGGGAATCTTAAGGCAGAGGAATCTCTAGAAggtaaaaaatgattttacaattttttgatGGGTTCAAGGTGAAAAAtgcactctttttttttggttcaaAAGGACCTAAGGGATACATGATATTCATTATAattatactaaaaaatatattgacgGATTGCATtcgaattttaaaagtttcctgGGCCCTCCCCCATTGCGCTGGGGAGTCGTCTTGAAATAACCAACTTTATGGAAATCAGTCTGGCTTCTGTGGTCAGGGAAATCACGCAACTTCCGGCATCCTTTCCGGCGACCTTCGCTGCAGGTGCTCGACTCACATGCTCGCTGCAACTGGGTGGTTAGCCCACTGGTGGGTACCAGGCCATCCACTCGACCGTCAAATTAGCAGACAGGTCTACGGGTCGTGGGAGCTTTCCATATTGGTAATGGTTGGTCTAGAGGGTGGATAACGACAACGTCAGCGGTCCGTATCCCACATGAGTAAACGGTTTAACTTTTCAGCCAACCTGCTGCCATAATTTCCAGGCTAATTGCCCTGTGTTTCGAATGGAAATTtacaaatcaataaattttagtGCCCGGCGCTGGTGGAGGTCCTTTCCCCACGGTTGCCATAATTATACACGTCGTCCGTCCTGTCGCCCTGGACGggcttttgttattgtttgcaCTGAAAAACGTTGCCGGGGCTCTCATAAAGCCATCAAATGCGGCAGAACACTGGAAAAACTAGGtgctacaaaatattataggGCTTAGGCTTCCGCTCTGATCAAGCTATTATCATtccttaacttaaaaaatgattaaattaagttagaaaaacaaacttatgtaattttatgtaataaaattcttataaaactatttttagcTTAAATACCCCTTCACAAATTCTAGAACGCGAtttaaagccaaataaaattcttataaaactatttttagcTTAAATACCCCTTCACAAATTCTAGGACGCGATTtaaagccaaaacaaacaaagttTCAGATCAGAAAACCTCGGGATCTCTTAAAGTAACGCCAAAGTCCGAACATTTTCGTAACTAATCTAAGCAAAGAAGtcaaaaaataactttattaagcAAACAAGACCCTTATAAAGTATTGTAGTTATTTCGTACCTTAATATTTTCATACATTCCTAATAATTTTCTGTGCAAATGGCGGCCGGCAGTCCGCACGGAAACCGAAAATCCAATAACGACACCCAAGCCTTGCGTGCTCCACGATGACTTCGGCTTGCCAGCTTAGTTTGCAATCGCCACCCGTGCCTTCAAGTTGCCCGCCGCACCATGGCCCATTTCAGTCCGCACCAGCTGTCGAATCCCCGGGCAAACGTCTTCATCCTGGTCAATCTGGGATGCGAGATGCTCTACGTGATCGACCAGCGTCTGAAGGCGCAGCAGATAGCACAGGACAAGTCCGTTCAGGGTGAGGTTCTATAAAGTCAGTCAGGAGCTCCCACcacagaaaattataaactatTTGAGGTAGGGGACGTCCTTGGGTCTAGCAAATTTGCCTTTTGTGTTTTGCAAAGGTTAAAGTGTACTAATTTTCGAAAGGGTTTTCGCTTTTGAGTTTTGAAAGGAACTTTCAAAGTAGTTCTTCGATAGTGATtactatttataaaaatctttcCTTTTGGACTTTATATAcctcaataaataattttaaatttaaaaatattaagtataAACTCTACACTTTTCTGTTActtattatatatatggaaattTAGAATTCAAAACCTGTGTTTTTTCTTTGATGCTTGTTTTCAAATCTTTCATTAAAACTTACATTAAGAAAAAAACGTGTTTTCTTTCTGACAGTTATTagattttttctaaatatggTATAAACCAACTTAATATTAAACTAGCTTTCCAAAAACTATCCCACAGTTATTCATGATGTGACTACAGTACTGCTTGAGCCAAAGTTCATAGACTCCCTGCTGAACGGATCGAAATCGAATAGTGCCCAACTCCTGACTGCCGAGCATTGCAAGTTCATGCTGAACGACATAGCCACCTGCTCTTTGATGAGACTCGACGAGCAGTCCATGTCCAAGCTGTGGAACCTCATGACCATGGTCTACAAGTGGCAGCTGTTCGTGTCCCGCCATCAACACCACCTGCTGGAGATTACGTTTCGGCACCTGGACGCGGTCTACAGGTTGTATCCGGACGCCAAGCGGCACATGCTGATTGACTTCACGAAGAACACGCTTCTGGACTTTTGGAACGCCTGCGGGGAGGAGGCGCAGCTCTCCATCTACCAGACGAATCGGGCCTGGCTGCAGTGCTTCAACACCAAGATATCGCTGCTGATCCGCATGGGCTTCCAGGCCATGGACGGGACTTTCTTCAAGGAGGTGGATCAGGAGTACTTTACCGAATACGTTCAATCGGCCGGCGATAATATCTATGCAAAGAGTGCGGAGCAGCGGGAACGACCGCAACGCGAGCCCAACAGCATGGACCAACTGGCCGCCCAGCTGA is part of the Drosophila biarmipes strain raj3 chromosome 2R, RU_DBia_V1.1, whole genome shotgun sequence genome and encodes:
- the LOC108030337 gene encoding protein OSCP1, yielding MAHFSPHQLSNPRANVFILVNLGCEMLYVIDQRLKAQQIAQDKSVQVIHDVTTVLLEPKFIDSLLNGSKSNSAQLLTAEHCKFMLNDIATCSLMRLDEQSMSKLWNLMTMVYKWQLFVSRHQHHLLEITFRHLDAVYRLYPDAKRHMLIDFTKNTLLDFWNACGEEAQLSIYQTNRAWLQCFNTKISLLIRMGFQAMDGTFFKEVDQEYFTEYVQSAGDNIYAKSAEQRERPQREPNSMDQLAAQLNIGPPQGEDLQPINARQFQQQFEQTFNNVLFDDPAAASSSACEFVQLQPTTPSSESEATTMISRGGGSLLNQNLLDLYSKMP